Proteins encoded in a region of the Desulfovibrio desulfuricans genome:
- a CDS encoding prenyltransferase — MRCGDLLREAWVPRPALAPKLTFRQQARAWWQACRPPFFITAAIPVTLALALAFRLQGGIRPGQWATYALLLAGCFMGLTIANLANDLFDHILGVDGGDNIGGSRVIQSGLISPRQLSIALLLLTPATLAVGGLLILGLAPALRPALWALSVFAVGSAVFYVAPPIRYGHRALGEVFVCLNMGFIMVSASATLLLGHFEPCSLALALPVGLMVAGVLYYQSLPEIEIDLVAGKHTLANTLGKAGSFLLFRLWWPLVWLLLCNLWAAGLAGWPVVLCLTGLPFYLAACRRIHLAGDGDWLPLDAHGHLVRKCYLISGAALILGVLL, encoded by the coding sequence ATGCGCTGCGGCGATCTTTTGCGCGAGGCATGGGTTCCCCGCCCTGCCCTCGCGCCAAAGCTTACTTTCCGCCAACAGGCAAGGGCGTGGTGGCAGGCCTGCCGCCCGCCTTTTTTCATTACGGCGGCCATTCCGGTTACGCTGGCTCTGGCACTGGCCTTTCGCCTGCAAGGTGGCATCCGGCCCGGGCAGTGGGCAACCTACGCCCTGCTGCTGGCTGGCTGCTTTATGGGCCTGACCATTGCCAATCTGGCCAACGACCTCTTTGACCATATTCTCGGCGTGGACGGCGGCGACAACATCGGCGGCTCACGCGTTATCCAGTCCGGCCTTATCAGCCCGCGCCAACTGTCCATTGCTCTGCTTCTGCTCACCCCGGCAACGCTTGCCGTGGGTGGATTGCTCATTCTGGGGCTGGCCCCGGCCCTGCGGCCCGCGCTTTGGGCATTGAGCGTATTCGCGGTGGGTTCCGCCGTTTTTTACGTGGCGCCGCCCATCCGCTACGGGCACCGCGCCCTTGGCGAAGTTTTTGTGTGCCTGAACATGGGCTTTATCATGGTGAGCGCCAGCGCCACCCTGCTACTGGGCCATTTTGAGCCTTGCAGCCTCGCGCTGGCATTGCCCGTGGGCCTGATGGTGGCGGGGGTGCTGTACTACCAGAGCCTGCCGGAAATCGAAATCGATCTGGTGGCGGGCAAGCATACCCTTGCCAATACTCTGGGCAAAGCCGGATCCTTCCTGCTGTTTCGCCTGTGGTGGCCGCTGGTGTGGCTGCTATTGTGCAATCTGTGGGCAGCGGGCCTTGCGGGCTGGCCGGTTGTACTGTGCCTGACGGGCCTGCCCTTTTATCTGGCCGCTTGCCGCCGCATCCACCTTGCCGGGGATGGCGACTGGCTGCCGCTGGACGCTCACGGACATCTGGTGCGCAAATGCTATCTCATCAGCGGGGCGGCACTGATACTGGGTGTGCTGCTGTAA
- a CDS encoding dTDP-4-dehydrorhamnose 3,5-epimerase family protein, which yields MNTEEMTAQDVGIAGALLHPLKVIPTEGGPVLHMLRPGSPLLPDFSKGFGEIYFSEVLPGHVKAWKRHTRQTQHFAVPSGLLKIVMYDDRPDSETRGVLCELALGRPEHYGLLRIPVNVWYGFTAMGDAPALICNCADIPHDPTEGQRLPADDPSIPYTWSEGGV from the coding sequence ATGAATACAGAGGAAATGACTGCGCAGGATGTTGGCATTGCAGGCGCACTGCTGCACCCCCTGAAGGTCATTCCGACAGAAGGCGGGCCGGTGCTGCACATGCTGCGCCCCGGTTCGCCCCTGTTGCCAGACTTCAGCAAGGGCTTTGGCGAGATCTATTTTTCAGAGGTGCTGCCCGGCCACGTCAAGGCCTGGAAGCGCCACACCCGCCAGACCCAACACTTTGCCGTGCCTTCCGGCCTGCTGAAAATCGTGATGTATGACGACAGGCCAGACTCAGAAACGCGCGGCGTTTTGTGCGAACTGGCTCTGGGCAGACCGGAACACTACGGCCTGCTGCGCATCCCCGTGAACGTGTGGTACGGCTTTACAGCTATGGGTGACGCCCCGGCGCTCATCTGCAACTGCGCCGACATCCCCCACGATCCCACCGAGGGGCAGCGACTGCCCGCCGATGACCCTTCCATCCCCTACACGTGGAGTGAAGGAGGCGTATAA
- the rfbG gene encoding CDP-glucose 4,6-dehydratase → MFANAYKGRRVFVTGHTGFKGSWLAAWLTQMGAVVGGFSDCVPTTPSHYAAMDLCAHLEADVRGDIRDRESMIKAMRQFRPDVVFHLAAQALVRKSYDDPALTFEANMMGTLNVLEAVRACPDVQAVIMITSDKCYRNDEWVWGYRETDHLGGHDPYSASKGCAEIIAHSYFESFFKDGPACATVRAGNVIGGGDWAQDRIVPDCARAWAAGQPVQIRSPWATRPWQLVLEPLSGYLWLGARLLLGLNEPFNLRGQAYNFGPAADVNNTVAEVVDALALHWPGFTSEMDKNGQAGMKECTLLKLCCDKALAHLGWKATLTFEETIRYTAEWYHCFYQGQNGKQPQNMLDFTLGQIAAYVNAAEQRNQVWVK, encoded by the coding sequence ATGTTTGCCAACGCATATAAAGGACGCCGGGTCTTTGTAACCGGACACACGGGATTCAAAGGCTCATGGCTTGCGGCATGGCTGACCCAGATGGGCGCAGTGGTCGGCGGTTTTTCCGACTGCGTGCCCACCACGCCCTCGCACTACGCCGCCATGGATCTTTGCGCGCACCTCGAGGCTGACGTGCGCGGCGACATCCGCGACCGCGAAAGCATGATCAAGGCCATGCGCCAGTTCCGCCCCGATGTGGTCTTCCACCTTGCGGCGCAGGCGCTGGTGCGCAAGTCGTACGACGACCCGGCCCTGACCTTTGAAGCCAACATGATGGGCACCCTCAACGTGCTTGAGGCTGTGCGCGCCTGCCCCGATGTGCAGGCCGTCATCATGATTACTTCCGATAAATGCTACCGCAACGATGAATGGGTCTGGGGTTATCGCGAAACCGACCACCTCGGCGGGCACGACCCCTACTCCGCCTCCAAGGGCTGCGCGGAGATCATCGCCCACTCCTATTTTGAAAGCTTTTTCAAGGATGGCCCAGCCTGCGCCACAGTGCGCGCCGGCAATGTGATCGGCGGCGGCGACTGGGCACAGGATCGTATTGTGCCCGACTGCGCCCGCGCATGGGCCGCCGGGCAGCCGGTGCAGATCCGCAGCCCATGGGCCACGCGCCCCTGGCAGCTCGTGCTGGAGCCTCTTTCCGGCTATCTGTGGCTTGGCGCGCGCCTGCTGCTGGGCCTCAACGAGCCTTTCAACCTGCGCGGGCAGGCCTACAACTTCGGCCCTGCGGCAGACGTCAACAATACCGTGGCCGAAGTGGTGGACGCTCTTGCCCTGCACTGGCCCGGCTTTACCAGCGAAATGGACAAGAACGGTCAGGCTGGCATGAAGGAATGCACCCTGCTCAAGCTCTGCTGCGATAAAGCACTGGCGCATCTGGGCTGGAAGGCCACCCTCACCTTTGAGGAAACCATCCGCTACACTGCCGAATGGTACCACTGCTTCTATCAGGGCCAGAACGGCAAGCAGCCCCAGAACATGCTCGACTTCACCCTTGGGCAGATCGCGGCCTACGTCAACGCCGCCGAACAACGCAATCAGGTGTGGGTAAAGTAA
- the rfbF gene encoding glucose-1-phosphate cytidylyltransferase → MKVIIMCGGKGTRLREETSVKPKPMVEIGGRPVLWHIMSIYARFGFKDFILPLGYKGEVIKQYFHDYNIRNTDFTVDLKSGNITTYPNPIEDWRVTLCDTGQETQKGGRLKRVAKHIDTDRFMVTYGDGVADIDLNKLIEFHKQSGSIGTFTGVRMPSRFGTVRTDADGKILSWEEKPVLDEFINCGFFVFKREFLDYLTEDEACDLEKEPLQRLAAEGQLSMYPHPGQWQCMDTLRDSIKLNEMWDAGKAFWV, encoded by the coding sequence ATGAAAGTCATCATCATGTGCGGCGGCAAGGGTACTCGTCTGCGCGAAGAAACCTCGGTCAAACCCAAGCCCATGGTCGAGATCGGCGGACGGCCCGTGCTCTGGCACATCATGTCCATCTATGCGCGCTTTGGCTTCAAGGATTTTATCCTGCCCCTTGGTTACAAGGGCGAGGTCATCAAGCAGTATTTCCACGACTACAACATCCGCAATACGGATTTTACGGTTGACCTCAAGAGCGGCAACATTACCACCTACCCCAATCCCATTGAGGACTGGCGCGTGACCCTGTGCGACACCGGGCAGGAAACGCAAAAGGGTGGCCGCCTCAAGCGCGTTGCCAAGCACATTGACACCGACCGCTTTATGGTTACTTACGGCGACGGCGTTGCCGATATCGACCTGAACAAGCTCATCGAATTTCACAAGCAGTCGGGCAGCATCGGCACCTTTACGGGTGTGCGCATGCCCTCGCGCTTTGGCACGGTGCGCACCGATGCCGACGGCAAGATCCTTTCGTGGGAAGAAAAACCCGTGCTGGACGAATTTATCAACTGCGGATTTTTCGTATTCAAGCGCGAATTTCTTGACTACCTCACCGAGGATGAAGCCTGCGATCTGGAAAAAGAACCCTTGCAGCGGCTGGCGGCGGAGGGGCAGCTTTCCATGTATCCGCACCCCGGCCAGTGGCAGTGCATGGACACGCTGCGCGACTCCATCAAGCTCAACGAGATGTGGGACGCGGGCAAGGCCTTCTGGGTCTAA
- a CDS encoding DNA methyltransferase has product MSSRTTAPHEDSAPSCGVLDPFMGGGSTGVACRESGRGYIGIELSGEYFAISRDRIAQTSQTN; this is encoded by the coding sequence ATGTCAAGCCGCACCACGGCCCCACATGAAGATTCGGCCCCTTCATGCGGAGTACTCGACCCGTTCATGGGTGGTGGCTCCACAGGTGTTGCCTGCCGAGAGTCTGGGCGTGGCTACATCGGTATCGAGTTGTCGGGAGAGTATTTTGCCATCAGTCGCGACCGCATCGCCCAGACCAGCCAGACCAACTAA
- a CDS encoding phage tail protein produces the protein MAIAHRYTRPDQYYINSDEDYGCPPYNSTPNALPPRPWKNQWPQYVDNKGWVLVEDHRQRAEPHFAAEDVQPGTEYWLPGDTHLSPARRMHTPGPLPGGALTERPAKTDAELLAEAKVTKTAEIAAGYDAAVAASLTMPTASPTAQDVTISAAAFAAEDAEGLAYVMQTHATHRDELLAAVAAATTVVAVQDLVVSYAV, from the coding sequence ATGGCAATTGCCCATAGATATACGCGCCCTGACCAATATTATATCAACTCTGATGAGGACTACGGCTGCCCGCCGTACAACTCCACGCCCAATGCTCTGCCGCCCCGCCCATGGAAAAACCAGTGGCCGCAGTATGTGGACAACAAAGGTTGGGTGCTGGTTGAGGATCACCGCCAGCGCGCGGAACCGCACTTTGCAGCAGAGGACGTGCAACCCGGCACCGAGTACTGGCTGCCGGGCGATACGCACCTTAGCCCGGCGCGCCGCATGCACACACCTGGCCCCTTGCCGGGTGGCGCGCTGACCGAGCGCCCGGCAAAAACAGACGCCGAGCTATTGGCGGAGGCCAAGGTGACAAAGACGGCAGAGATAGCGGCTGGCTATGACGCCGCCGTGGCCGCGTCCCTGACCATGCCCACGGCGTCACCAACGGCGCAGGATGTCACCATCAGCGCAGCCGCTTTTGCGGCAGAGGATGCGGAGGGCCTTGCATATGTCATGCAGACCCATGCGACACACCGCGACGAGTTACTGGCCGCCGTGGCCGCCGCAACCACCGTGGTCGCCGTGCAAGACCTTGTCGTCAGCTACGCTGTATAG
- a CDS encoding YmfQ family protein: MADYLNQLLQLQPPGEALPTDPDSTWVKLLDGLAQELERVDSRAAALIRESDPRQALELLADWERVCGLPGDCPIAWDSTLQARRAAVVAQLTGAGGQTEAFYKRLADMLGLEITVTEYKPFVAGLSRCGNRLNGGHEVRLVWSVVVRGQRVVRFRCGASQAGDKLLGIANREDLECLLRRYAPGHTTLVVGYEATGV; this comes from the coding sequence GTGGCCGATTATCTTAACCAGCTCCTCCAGCTGCAGCCGCCCGGCGAGGCCCTGCCCACGGACCCGGACAGCACATGGGTCAAACTGCTGGACGGTCTGGCGCAGGAGCTGGAGCGTGTTGACAGCCGGGCGGCGGCGCTGATCCGCGAGTCCGATCCGCGCCAGGCCCTGGAGCTGTTGGCAGATTGGGAGCGGGTTTGCGGCCTTCCAGGCGATTGCCCTATCGCCTGGGACAGCACGCTGCAGGCACGGCGCGCGGCGGTTGTTGCGCAGCTCACGGGTGCGGGCGGGCAGACAGAGGCATTTTACAAGCGCCTGGCAGATATGCTGGGCCTTGAGATCACGGTCACTGAGTACAAGCCTTTTGTTGCGGGCCTTTCACGGTGTGGTAACAGGCTCAACGGCGGGCATGAGGTGCGCCTCGTTTGGTCGGTTGTTGTGCGCGGGCAGCGTGTTGTGCGCTTTCGTTGCGGCGCGTCACAGGCCGGGGACAAACTTTTGGGCATTGCCAATCGCGAGGATTTGGAGTGTCTGCTGCGTCGATACGCTCCAGGGCACACAACATTGGTGGTCGGTTACGAGGCCACAGGAGTATAG
- a CDS encoding baseplate J/gp47 family protein has product MPFTRPTLTDLIARAQADMDSRLDGEPYQRRRLLAVLARMEGGVAHGLYGYLDWQAQQIMPDSAELEHLERWSSIWGIPRKAATKAAITTGISFSAANGTIMPAGTQMQRTDGVLYEVQADAVAVDGKVSPAIMAVDAGEAANADAGVALTLTSPVLGVTATAVTTTPITGGADTETDVSLRNRLLARIRTLPSGGAAQDYVAWALSVAGVTRAWCYPGEMGRGSVTVRFAMDATYDNGIPLAADVARVKAYIDSVRPVTADVYVVAPVPVPINCNLRISPDTPRLRVLVAEALWASLRRDATPGGTVIVSRLNEAISQTDGEDDHTLITPAANIQLATGQLAVPGAINWGD; this is encoded by the coding sequence ATGCCATTCACACGCCCCACACTTACTGATCTGATCGCCCGCGCCCAGGCTGACATGGATAGCCGCCTGGACGGCGAGCCGTATCAGCGCCGCCGCCTCCTGGCCGTCCTGGCCAGGATGGAGGGCGGTGTTGCACATGGTCTGTACGGATATCTTGATTGGCAGGCGCAACAGATCATGCCGGATTCGGCAGAGCTGGAACATTTGGAGCGCTGGTCAAGTATCTGGGGCATCCCCCGCAAGGCGGCCACCAAGGCGGCAATCACCACCGGTATCAGCTTTTCGGCAGCCAACGGCACAATCATGCCCGCAGGTACGCAGATGCAGCGGACCGATGGCGTGCTGTATGAGGTGCAGGCAGATGCGGTTGCCGTAGACGGCAAGGTATCGCCTGCAATCATGGCCGTGGATGCGGGCGAGGCCGCCAACGCCGACGCAGGCGTTGCACTCACCCTCACATCGCCAGTGCTTGGCGTCACCGCCACTGCTGTCACCACAACCCCCATCACTGGCGGCGCAGATACGGAGACTGATGTCTCCCTGCGCAACCGATTGCTCGCCCGCATCCGCACCCTGCCCAGCGGTGGCGCTGCACAGGACTATGTGGCCTGGGCACTCAGCGTTGCGGGCGTCACCCGCGCCTGGTGCTATCCCGGCGAAATGGGCCGTGGCTCTGTGACCGTCCGCTTTGCGATGGACGCAACCTACGACAACGGCATCCCCCTGGCTGCCGATGTGGCCCGCGTCAAAGCCTATATCGACAGCGTGCGGCCGGTCACGGCAGACGTCTACGTTGTTGCCCCCGTGCCTGTGCCAATCAACTGCAATCTCCGCATCTCGCCCGATACGCCGCGCCTGCGCGTGCTTGTGGCCGAGGCGCTCTGGGCATCCCTGCGCAGGGACGCCACGCCCGGCGGCACCGTCATTGTGTCCCGCCTCAACGAGGCCATCAGCCAGACGGACGGCGAGGATGATCATACGCTCATCACCCCCGCCGCAAATATCCAGCTCGCCACCGGTCAGCTCGCCGTACCCGGCGCAATTAATTGGGGAGATTAG
- a CDS encoding phage GP46 family protein, translated as MPNDLGIFMTELGADCVATAGDVLGDDSLRTAVILSLFCHRRAEDEDVIPDGTNNKRGWWADTVAPLTDYGLGQTAADSGKTDRIGSRLWLLSREKQLPEVLARAKYYAEESLQWLLDDGRATDVTVTATNPQQGWLALEITITLPDGSTYADNYNYQPATGFFLQN; from the coding sequence ATGCCTAATGACCTCGGTATATTTATGACGGAGCTGGGCGCGGACTGCGTCGCTACTGCAGGCGATGTGCTGGGCGATGACAGCTTGCGCACCGCCGTTATCCTGTCCCTGTTTTGCCACCGCCGCGCAGAGGATGAGGATGTTATCCCCGACGGCACAAACAACAAGCGCGGCTGGTGGGCCGACACCGTGGCTCCGTTGACGGACTACGGGCTGGGCCAGACGGCGGCGGACAGCGGCAAAACCGACCGCATTGGCTCCCGGCTCTGGCTCTTGAGCCGGGAAAAGCAGTTGCCAGAGGTGCTGGCCCGCGCAAAATATTACGCCGAGGAGTCTCTCCAGTGGCTGCTGGATGATGGCCGGGCCACAGACGTTACCGTTACCGCCACCAACCCGCAGCAGGGTTGGCTGGCGTTGGAGATTACCATCACTCTGCCGGACGGCTCCACCTACGCTGACAATTATAACTATCAGCCCGCAACTGGATTTTTTCTCCAGAATTAA
- a CDS encoding phage baseplate assembly protein V — translation MHERLLRALRTSIYTLIGRAVLHVVDSAPGCQTLQVQVLADETQDGVEHVEPYGFTSNPLPGAEGVVLNVGGHRGAAVGFNFGNRSFRAVGLKSGEVCIYTDEGDKITLMRERHMRVKTLHLEIDADEDATITTKKYTVNASEGVAYNTPSYQLGSEGGGCAAQMNANLAIKGNTKQDGTITSTGDQVAAGVSTAHHTHPGDSGGTTGEPQ, via the coding sequence ATGCACGAGCGTTTGTTGCGCGCCCTGCGCACCAGCATTTACACGCTCATCGGGCGGGCGGTACTGCACGTTGTTGACTCTGCGCCAGGCTGCCAGACCCTGCAAGTACAGGTGCTGGCCGACGAAACCCAGGATGGCGTGGAGCACGTGGAGCCATACGGTTTTACCAGCAACCCCCTGCCGGGTGCCGAGGGCGTGGTGCTCAACGTCGGTGGCCATCGCGGTGCGGCTGTGGGTTTTAACTTCGGCAATCGCAGTTTCCGGGCCGTTGGGCTAAAATCCGGCGAGGTCTGCATCTACACGGATGAAGGCGATAAAATCACCCTCATGCGTGAGCGTCACATGAGGGTCAAAACCCTGCACCTGGAGATTGACGCGGATGAGGATGCAACCATCACCACCAAAAAGTACACGGTCAACGCCAGCGAGGGAGTGGCCTACAACACGCCGTCCTACCAGCTCGGCAGCGAGGGGGGCGGTTGCGCCGCCCAGATGAATGCGAATCTGGCCATCAAGGGCAACACCAAACAGGACGGCACCATAACCTCAACTGGCGACCAGGTCGCCGCTGGTGTCAGCACCGCACACCACACACACCCCGGCGATAGCGGCGGGACAACGGGAGAGCCTCAATGA
- a CDS encoding phage baseplate assembly protein, whose product MSDTQHQPARPSVRLEVDGKLYGGWKDIEISRSLEQCAGTFKLSVTDRWPQQAQSRQVPVGAPCRVLVNGTPVITGYVDDVEVSYDPNGHTYSVTGRDKTADLVDCCPPSTQLKGGGLVVLARRWAALFGIQVVVAVSGSLATVPNFKSDEGETCFEMLERLARANAVMLTTDGQGRLVITRAGTTKAAVGLKLGGNLKKLTMSSSMKERFSIITVKGQSGGSESWNGSTNAQAKGSATDSRVPRYRPLTLVAEQEEYGSATTRARHEVAIRYGKGHKVQATVNGWFAGAELWRHNTLVDLLGDKGKVLSTQLIVGVSYKLSDSDGWISELTLSPKEAYDLIPEAPKGKKGKGKDGGTWASMGAS is encoded by the coding sequence GTGAGTGACACGCAGCACCAGCCAGCGCGCCCTTCAGTACGTCTGGAGGTCGACGGCAAACTCTATGGCGGCTGGAAGGATATCGAGATCAGCCGCAGCCTGGAGCAGTGCGCGGGCACGTTCAAACTGTCCGTCACCGACCGCTGGCCGCAGCAAGCGCAATCACGCCAGGTACCAGTAGGTGCCCCGTGCCGGGTGCTGGTCAACGGCACGCCCGTCATCACAGGCTATGTTGACGACGTGGAAGTCAGCTATGACCCCAACGGGCACACCTACAGCGTCACGGGGCGCGACAAAACGGCAGACCTCGTGGATTGCTGCCCGCCATCCACGCAGCTCAAAGGCGGTGGTCTGGTTGTGCTGGCGCGCCGTTGGGCTGCCCTGTTTGGCATCCAGGTTGTGGTGGCTGTCTCGGGCAGCCTGGCCACCGTGCCCAATTTTAAGAGCGACGAGGGGGAGACCTGCTTTGAGATGCTGGAGCGTCTGGCCCGTGCCAACGCCGTCATGCTGACCACTGATGGCCAGGGCCGTCTGGTCATCACCAGGGCGGGCACTACCAAGGCAGCCGTGGGCCTCAAGCTGGGCGGCAACCTTAAAAAATTGACCATGTCCAGCAGCATGAAAGAGCGGTTTTCCATCATTACCGTCAAGGGACAGAGCGGCGGGTCGGAAAGTTGGAATGGCAGCACCAACGCCCAGGCCAAAGGCTCGGCCACAGACTCGCGCGTGCCGCGCTATCGCCCCCTGACATTGGTCGCGGAGCAGGAAGAATACGGCAGCGCCACCACCCGCGCCCGGCACGAGGTAGCCATCCGCTACGGCAAGGGGCACAAGGTGCAAGCCACGGTCAACGGCTGGTTCGCGGGGGCGGAGTTGTGGCGGCACAACACCCTGGTCGACCTTTTGGGCGACAAGGGCAAGGTGTTGAGCACTCAGCTGATCGTGGGCGTCAGTTACAAACTATCGGACAGCGACGGCTGGATCAGCGAACTGACGCTCTCGCCCAAGGAAGCCTATGACCTCATCCCAGAAGCGCCCAAGGGCAAAAAGGGCAAGGGCAAGGACGGCGGCACCTGGGCCAGCATGGGGGCTAGCTAA
- a CDS encoding DNA circularization protein: protein MFTRTFFNNLRQASFRGAKFEVDDVDASGGRRLVKHEYPLRDMPYTEDMGRKAREYSVKAFVVQGRNYSYFDARKDLLKALESYGPGTLIHPWHGEIKVCVDRYSLRESMESGGLLQVDITFCEAGSLEQPAATADTAYGTNKAAASVREQLKKEFLAKFGPAARELAAVAETLQTNAALVMEYIGLPQALMAEGLGYAMSLTASPSALFGALTDLFGGLLGTTGEATDVDTSYSFTSTPSRGVEPIDEMLTTNPVIDTPSTIALRTTLAGIAVTELAAASAYKDFVTSDDALAERDTTLAGIDAVAPVVSDPVYGSLAELRRAVAVDLTTRGGQLPSVRKVELPTTMPALVAAYNLYGTATRADEIVSRNHVRHPGRVPGQTELEVLSE, encoded by the coding sequence ATGTTTACCCGCACATTTTTCAACAATTTGCGCCAGGCCAGTTTCCGGGGCGCTAAATTTGAGGTTGACGATGTTGACGCATCCGGTGGCCGCCGTCTGGTCAAGCATGAGTACCCGTTGCGCGACATGCCCTATACCGAGGACATGGGCCGCAAGGCGCGGGAGTACAGCGTAAAGGCCTTTGTGGTCCAGGGCCGCAACTACAGTTATTTTGACGCCCGCAAGGATCTGCTCAAAGCTCTGGAATCATACGGCCCCGGCACGCTCATCCATCCCTGGCACGGCGAGATCAAGGTCTGCGTCGACCGTTACTCCCTGCGCGAGAGTATGGAAAGCGGCGGCCTGCTCCAGGTCGATATTACGTTTTGCGAGGCTGGCAGTCTGGAGCAACCAGCGGCCACTGCAGACACGGCCTACGGAACCAACAAGGCCGCAGCCAGCGTGCGCGAGCAACTTAAAAAAGAGTTTTTGGCAAAGTTTGGCCCCGCCGCGCGGGAGCTGGCCGCAGTAGCCGAAACCCTGCAAACAAACGCGGCGCTGGTCATGGAGTATATCGGCCTGCCCCAGGCGCTCATGGCCGAGGGGTTGGGCTATGCCATGTCACTCACTGCAAGTCCCTCCGCGCTGTTTGGCGCGTTGACCGACCTCTTCGGCGGGCTGCTGGGCACCACGGGTGAGGCAACGGATGTGGACACCTCGTACTCGTTTACGTCGACCCCGTCGCGGGGAGTGGAACCCATTGACGAAATGCTCACAACCAACCCGGTCATTGATACGCCGTCGACAATTGCCCTGCGTACCACCCTGGCGGGCATTGCTGTCACGGAGCTGGCCGCCGCCTCGGCCTACAAAGATTTTGTCACGTCCGACGATGCTTTGGCGGAGCGGGATACCACGCTGGCGGGCATTGACGCCGTTGCGCCCGTTGTCAGCGATCCCGTGTACGGAAGTTTGGCAGAATTACGCCGGGCTGTGGCCGTTGACCTGACCACGCGCGGCGGCCAATTGCCCAGTGTGCGCAAGGTCGAGCTGCCCACAACCATGCCCGCCCTGGTGGCGGCCTATAATCTGTATGGCACGGCAACGAGGGCCGACGAGATCGTCAGCCGCAACCATGTGCGCCATCCTGGCCGCGTGCCCGGCCAAACGGAGCTGGAGGTGCTCAGTGAGTGA